The Solanum pennellii chromosome 11, SPENNV200 sequence aaaagagagagaaagaaaagggttcttttgctgcagtctttttctccgaccagcaacgttTAGATCGTGTTTTTttattaactaaccgttggatcgggctgaaatttggactgagtgttcctgacattttggtggttgatttgaaaGGTGAAGATCGGATTCGGAAGTCAGCAAGATAGGTCCCGAACAGAAGTTGGAtctgggtggtgtttctttctatttatcttttgttggtgtagctattatttgttttcttttggcacttgttgtgtagccattagaagaatatttgtaactcTCTTATTAGTATAGAgaagcaattcggatcttgtcgatcccatAGTGGTTACCTTcagtttgaagggtttttccacgttaaatttggtgttctttattgttagatttttggtttcatcttttcATCACAACACTAGCTTCTtctaaatatatgttttatacTTATTCTATTTACTCTCTAGTTCGTTCAAGAAAAACAATCTTAGAGCTTCACCCAAAGTAGAGCGCTCTTTGTATTCCTCCGTCATCACCAAAAGTAAAACTATCTTTCTTAGAGAGTTTTTTACTCTTTAATGTGGAATTTCTTGCacaaattgaatatgaatttaatcCTAGTATGAGTGTCTAACAAGGAGTATATatcaaaccataaaaaaaaattaatagtgaCCCactttatacatatatatgtacgTGTGTGTACGACGGCTAGCTCCTACCTCGGATTACTCTATATTTTGTTCAAAACTAAAATATCTTGGCTTATTTTAGAAAACGAATCATAACGGAATGTGATCAAATAAACGTAATATATAGtccatacataaaaattaaagaccATAGTCgatcatttttcattaaaacatacactaattaagttgatacaAGAATCCAAAAGGATTAATGACATGTCAaaacttatttaatgtatcaaatGGCTACTAAAGCCCAATAACACGACATTAGAAGCTACCCTTTTACTAAAAGGcaatactttattaattttgattttgacaCTCAAATTCTTAATTATCTCACTAATTAATTACTCCATCATAATCTCTTCTTCAAGCACAGTTTCACTTAGAGTTTTTGCTTCCCCAACCAAAGTTGTTTTAACTTCATTTGAATCTTTTTCAAATACACAAACCTTAGTACATAGGCACTTTCTTTGGAGTTTGCTACAATGTCCACCTGTAAACTCCTCTGTGACACAAGCCTTTCTACATGATGAATCGATAAAGCATAATCCTTTAAAGGTTTGGCTTGTTGATTTGCACATCTGCTGAGCTTGCACCTCTAGAATCATTCACAAATAGTTACAAATGTTAGAATAAGAGAGtttatatcttattttttcTGTACAGACAGTTCAAAAACAAtgatatatttctatatttagtaaCAGTTTAACTATAGAAGTCACTTTATCCTTAATGAAATAATGTCTatctacataaatatttatgacttattttagatTACTCATTTCAaaagttcttttttctttcttaaactttgtatcaagtcaaactaattcatataaattgaaacaaagaaaGTAGTTAGTATTTTGACCCAAAAAAAATAGAGTAAATctacacatttttttattttatgaggtTTAAGAGAAACAAATGATGTAGACAAACCAGAGGAAACAAAGAGCACCATTGCCAAGACCATAAGTGCCATGAAGCAAATGGAACGAGCCATAGTCCCTTTTAATGAGTGAAAAGTTtggaaatctttttttttttaagtaataagAAAGAAAGCAATTTAGAATTGTGAATAAACAAGTGACCCAATGGAGGTAATTTATAGGCAGTGGAATTATAAGAGTAAAaccaaaaaagttaaaattcaaTCAGCAAATAATATGTGAAGAAATGGTTGTCGGTAGGtcataaatacaataaacatgtttcttcattcttttcttttttataaaaaaataataataataaaatgggATAGGTTAGTAGAGAATTGAATCATCATAGATAAAGAAAAAGGCAATTTATTTTCGGACCTCTCTTCATGAATACGGATTTAATCAAATGCTTCAATGTGATTGTCAAATACTCCgtgcaaaattttaaaaaagtaatgttcttctttttattgttaAGTTGGGAGTAGAGAAAGGAAATTTAAAGTGGGAATTGAACTCTCACCAATAAGGTAAAATATTATCtctattatttattactttctccgtttaaaaaagaatgatcatatttcctttttagtctgtttaaaaaagaatgattcctttcctttttttgcaacactttaactttaacttttcacgtgacatgtttaagaccacaagattaaagggtatttttatacatttgacataactttaaattagaaccacaagattaaaaatcttctttttttcttgaacttcgttccaagtcaaactaggacaatctttttgaaacggagatAGTATTTTTTAAATGGTGTATCAAATCAATAATAGATAACTATATTGAACAAAAAGAATACTTACAGGATTCCGGAAAATAACATGATCCTCATGGTCATCAACTATATGAGTACGGTATAACCTCTACAAATTAATActcgataaattaataatctctccaaaataatattttctccgATTCCAACTTGGgctaatgaaaaaaatcatcaatttcgataaaataataagataatatatttttataagacccttgtataaatatatggtcctattaatatcataaattaataattctttaaaagtacATATATATCTAGACAATTTAGTAAATATAATTCTATTGtgttcttttaaattttaaatttagttgAAGCTCATgtctaacttttcttattgcatcTAAGAGCTCCGGTGTCATTTCAAATTGTACCACAAAATTGTGAAGAGTTCTAGATGAGATAAGTGTTTTCTTACGCGTAACTGGTTCCAAAGGTACAttatcatcttcaacttcatcatcaacattgttTTTTCGGTGGTATCCACAATTTCTTCTATGTTTTGGacactttaacaaatttaaCTTTCACACGGATAATCCAACAGGTTATTGGCATCCATTTTATTGTGGTAAGCGAGATCATTAATCAATGACTTCAAGTTCATTAATGACGTTTTCACAAGTAAGCTCATTCATTCCAATTCTCTGAGATTGCATCCCTTGAACGAATTTTACAGTGTCGAAAATAATTTGCTGTTCTTTCTTGTCGAACATTTTTTGTCCAGTAAGGGGTTGCAAAATTGTCAGCATCCAAAACATTAATCTTTACTGTATCAGTTTGTCCCACCTCATAATCTTCTATATCCTACGATAAAATCTGTTTGATAATATATCTTGAAAACTCTTATCATCCCAATATCACAAGGTTGAAATTAATAAcatacaatgattttgatgtatttgttatactttatgtataatattttttttaaattaatatatataaatttatcgATTTAATAATAtcactataaattaaaataataaaatttcatggtaCCAACTATATTAAGTTATAGAGGTTTTACCGTAATATCTACCTTCTCTCTCTTCCTATACTATccttttggccatttaattatttttgaaataaaacgaAAATCTTTGAGTAGTAAATTTGTTTTGAGATGTCCAGTTATTTTggttaatgaaatgattatttaCCTTTGCAGTATAATTAATGTTTCTAATAAATGTGTAAAATATCTCAAGGAGGAGTTAACACTAACTCCCACCGACCTCGAAAAAATTATGGCGGGAGGCACAACTATAAATTGATATGtaaggtaatttttttaaaataaaaaaaaatgaaaggttTAAATTATCCACTTACTAcatttaaatgaataaaaatgaataaaaggaagttgaaatgaaaaaatttatgaattaaacATGATGATGTGAATTGCCTTAATGTAATCCTTATTGATTGATGAAATGTTTGAAAGCATTAATGTAGACTTGAATTATGCAAATTGTTGTCTCGTATGTGGTGTGATATATTTGTGTGTTTTAGTTGTAGAACACCGTTATGGGACATGTGATGAGTTATTTATGCCGAGGTCTTTGTCGGCGAGTATTACTATGTCGAGGTCTTTGCCGGCGAGTGTTATTATGTCAAGGTCTTTGCCAGCGAATGCTGTTATGTCGATGTCTTTTTTAGCAAGTGTTATTTGCCAGCGAGTGTTATCATGTCGAGGTCTTTCCAGACAAGTGTTATTATGCCATGATCTTTGTCGGTGAGTGCTATCATGCTGAAGTCTTTGTCGGCGAGTGTTATAAAGCCACTGGGAAATGGCTTCGGGTAGCAACGATCATCGTGACTTGATACTTTTTATGCTTATGCATTATTTGCTTGTAAATTGTAATTGATGTGTTTGTTCGGTTAGACTGAGCTACTTTTTATTGAGATTGACTTATTTATGACTTGTTCGATTGTTGATTTGTGAAGTTTGAACTGTGAATATTGGGCCTTTGAGTCGTGGATTGTAGAATTACTAATTAAGATGGTTTGAATTCTATGCAGGTTAAGTTTGAGAAGGTTCGATTGAAGTGTAAGAGGTATTCGACTTCTAgtcagttactttatttagtagGTTGCTTGTTGGGTAATGTGTTGTTGGTACTCACTCTTGCTTCTATGCCTGTGTAGGTTTTAAGTCTGGACACGTGTGATCTCTTTCTCCTTCTATTGATCTCGAGGCTCGTCAAACACTTCAAAAGGTAATTGTTTATCATTCGCGGACCCTCTTTTTCCTTTCCTTACACAGTGTTTTAGAGGAGAAACAAAGCTTTAGACTtgtatttatttcttaattccGCACTTATGTATTTAGAGACTTGTACATGTGAAGACCAAATTTTTGAGGTTTTAGTAAAAGAATAAGTTTTCCCACTTTATCTCATTCTTGTCTTTACTGTTTTCGTTTTTATGGGGTTGAAGTTAACTTGTCTTAGTGGGGAAAGACAAGTGTCATCATGTGTATTTTTGAATCATGACCCTCCTCTTCGTGTTCATTAAAGTTGTTCAGATCAGTGGTAGAACCACCATATCTTTAGGGGGTTTATCCAAACCCCTTCgggaaaaattatattatttttacatggttaaaataattttaggtaTATATTAGATGTCAAACCCCTTAGGGTACTTTGTATGTCTAATTCTTCAGATTTTAAACTCTCTAGTTAAAAATTCTGACTCCGCCATTGCTTAAGATGGACATATCTTTTTAAAGAGGTAATCTAGACTCGCTTTTTAATCTTCTACATTCCTCAGAGATggaagcacatgtaagcctaaGAGCTTTAGAAAATCTTCCCTTGTTACTGATGACGGTATCACTAGTATCCTTTCCTTGAAGGGCAAGTAAAATCACTAGTTTCCCAAATGGGGTCATCTCAAAGTCCAACAATTTGAAGGTCATTAAGGCCGTATCCCAAAATGCAATTGGCAAAGTGAAGAGTGTCTAATTAGCTTGGATCCTCATAAGTAATACCAAAAATTTCAAATGTGTTGTAACCTTAATGTTTTGCCACCAATTCTATGCGGCTGAAACAACCATTTGAATATTTGATAGGTTTTGGTTGATCTGAAAGAAAGGGTACAGGATATGATAAGTTTATTTACTCCTAACCCAGTTATGTGTTCAAATTTGGATCATTATCAATtttcacacacaaaaaaaaaaatgtgtatcTAATCTTTGACAAAAAGGTCGCTCCTTAATTACGAAAATGATGCTTTGGACTGTCCCGCTTGTATGTGACATGACCTATTTCTAGATAAGAAGTGTTTCCTAGATGTTAATTAAGAGTAAGACTGAATATTTGCGAGAAGGCATATTATATACTAATCTAATTGAATCAACTCTAATACTAAGGAATCCAAAAGACGGTTTGTATCAAGTGTACAACCAAAGACTCGATTGATAGTGAAAATTGATATTATAGGAAAAGTGGCAACAAGTAGTGTTTTCAAACTAACGCAAGTTTGGGTTTGACTTGCGTCCTTTCATACAAATCAGTGTTTATTTCTAATAAACATAACAAAAGCAATAAATGAAgtgaaataaacaaataatctCAAATATCATTTAAACTAAATCTTCTAAGGTTAAAAGAATAGACttgattaaagaaaaaaactaaaatgtccatgcttcttttttcttgtatttagTATAcatcatataattttaaattgtgCCAGGGACAACTCTTGAAGACACTCACAATGAGGATCTTAATTAGCTAACAGGTCATGGGATTTGTATTCTCTAGGATTCTGGTTTGTATCACAAACAGATAAATGAAGTTAATTAGTGAAACCTTTTGATGTATAGATACATTGTATAGGCAGGGATAAATATAGATCGATTGCTTCGTCTTCCTGTGAAGGTCAGCCCGTAATCCCTTTCCTCCATGCATTTTCCTACTGGTTGTTAATATACAGGTAGGCTCAAAGCCTCAACCTCTCATCACAATGGtggaattaatatatttatttatttttttaaaggaacTTGCAGCTCACACCAATGACAGAAAGTAATTGAGATGCCAAGTATGATAATCACTTCTTTATGGAGAATGCATCAATTACAAAATGGAGTTTCAATGAGGCTTCCCACTGCTTGCTTTGTATAAATGACTATCAGTTCTATcgaaaataatatatcaatatctATCTAACTCAGactccacttgtgggatttcactgggtaTGTTATACTATGATCGTGTGAAACGCTCAGACTAAAACTTGATGCCCAAGAAATGCATACATTTGGGGTGGGGTGAATATTTCTCATCACACAGACAACATTCTTATCTTGACAGCAATCTAACGAAATGAATCAAGAGTAATTGGTAAAGTTATTATGAAAACTGTATGGCACTCGCCTTTAAGTTACCATGTAAACCTTTGGATTTGGTTGACCTTCCCGCTTCTAAAATCCAAATATTCATAGCGGAGAAAAACCAATGAGATaaagaaataacactcttttACTGCAGTACGCAGCTGAGACCCCTACACTAGCAAGAAATTATTCTACTTTACTGGATCCTACTCGGACCAACCAAATGCATCCACACCACCAGACTAGCTTCTTCCAAATATATGTTTTATACTGATCCTATATACTCTCTAGTTCATTCAAGAAAAACAATCTTAGAGCTTGACCTTGAGGAAATAAAAGAAGCAGTAACAGATAAATCACTTTCTCTAATATAACATGAAAGTACTCCAGCACAACATTAAAGTAATGAATACAAGTAGGTGTATAGGTAGAATCAAAAGTCATTATAAAACGAGTAGCGACTCACATAGTTGAAATGTCATGCTACTAGCTACTCAATTAGTAACATATAACAGCGATCCTGCCTGTAAATGCACCAAGGAAATAGAATCAACCACAAATACCAGGCCAACAAAGGAGAACGAAAAGGCACCTGGACAGAAGCTAAATTTGATATTGGCAAGTCTCTTCCTTCAAACACGCACCCCTAATGCCTTGTGATCTCGACCTCAAAGATAAATGGCTGAAGAATGAAGAGATACCTGGCTCTACAGAAGTTGTAACATTCATAGTACTAGAATTATAGTCAGGTGCTCCCATTTTGGCTAAACAAAGATATGGCATGTCCTCTTAACCCTGACAGATAAGCCAGAGTAATACGTGGACACCAAATTGATCTTAAATACCAAGgagattaagaaaatatatgcaCACGGGATTTATTGATTCCATCAGAACATAGTAAACCCATCGAGATTGACCTAGGAACAGAGGCAATCATTTACACTTCTCAGAAGTTTCATGTAACCATTGCAGATTATAGGCGTCTTTAGCATTGTATTAATGTCAATTACGAAATACCTTACAAgctaaaacaagaatataatcTACAAATTATCTTCAACTATACACAATGCAAAGACTAATTATTGATGTGatacaaactaaaaagaaaataatcccAATTTTCTGTAAAATGACAGCGCTCAAACCTCTTCTAGAACGCACTGTGTTATAGATAGAGAAAATGTAATCTCAATCCCGAATCCCAAGCTCAACCTCAagatcatcatcttcttcaaagaGCTTTAGGAGACGAGCTTGCTGCTcttcccttttcttcttctgcCATATCTTGAAAAGGACATAACAAAATCCAACAGAAGCTAAAATTCCAAGGCACACTATCACTACTCTCACTCCGGTGGAAATTCTGGATGAATGACTTTTCCCTTTACTTTCATTTGATGTTGATGAGGAATCCGCCGAACCTTTATAAACACCACGAAGGATGACTCAGCATGTTAACCATTAATAGAGATCAGATAATAATTTCTCATTAGGGATGGCAACGGGGTGGGGGCGGGGCAGGTATAGTCAAACCCACAAAATTCTCAACCCCCACCCCGCCCCGCAtagca is a genomic window containing:
- the LOC107004285 gene encoding defensin-like protein, which codes for MARSICFMALMVLAMVLFVSSEVQAQQMCKSTSQTFKGLCFIDSSCRKACVTEEFTGGHCSKLQRKCLCTKVCVFEKDSNEVKTTLVGEAKTLSETVLEEEIMME
- the LOC107003379 gene encoding uncharacterized protein LOC107003379 → MQMPKTPNLGPLQSSLFLTLFLLLITGSADSSSTSNESKGKSHSSRISTGVRVVIVCLGILASVGFCYVLFKIWQKKKREEQQARLLKLFEEDDDLEVELGIRD